attttaacaattatggaaaatattgaacatctatatatgtatacagaATAATATATTAAACCCCCATGAGCCCATCATTCAGTGTCCATAATTAGCAAGTAGTGGCCAGTCTTGACTTCACACTTCAAAATAGTTATATCCAATTCCCTAAAAGACATTAGAACTCTGATTGATATTGCCTTCCAGTTTTGCATGAGTTTTGAAAGAATTGGCATTTTTATGATGTCATACCCCCTTGCTGAAACACAATCAGCTTTTCCATTTTGGCCCATCTCCACACTCTGTGGCTTTCAGTCTTCTGCTAGATACTCTGGGTCTGAATAGCCTGCTGGTGTCTCCCCTtcttctgattttgtttcctcCACACATGACTGAGACTTGTGCCCTGAGTTCTTTTTCTGAGAGCGCTCAAACAGTATCTTGTCTACAGCTGATTCCCAAGGTGACAGTTCCAGCCAtgacttttaatttattcagCAGACGTGTGTTGAGCACTTGCTATGCCTGTGTGTTCTGCTTCATGCTGAAAAGATAGTGGTGAAAGGCAGATGCAATGTCTGCTCCCTGGTGAGTCAGTGGTACACTCAGGGTAGAGGGCAAGAGGCTGCTCTGACTTGGTCTATGCAGGCCAggtgggcttcctggaagaagtagTATTTAAGTTGAATTCTGAAGAGCTGGTAAGAATGTGCTGGGCAAAGGAGCAAGATGTGAATGTTGGAGGATAAAAGAGGATGTGGGTGGGAAAAATATCCTGTTCCCAAAGAACAAGTGGCCCATGATGAGTCTGGGAGGGAGCATCATCAAGTTCCATCCTTTCTGTGCTggcctctgctctgagccctttGTGTTGACCTCATTTCACCCTCACAACAATCCagaaaggcaaaatataaagaaactcaCACAGGTCACCCACTTGGCCAGGTCTATGCAGCCAGCAGGATCATGAATCAGGTTTGAAACTTGCATTCAAGAGCCCACCATGGCAAGCCAAATGCTGTTGAGGAACCTTTCTCAGGAGACTGAACAGGTTATACTTTCCGTGTTTGTGCTGCTGTGCGAAGAAGCCATTCTGTTGTGTGTGCCAGCAGTTGCAAGGAGGACATGTGGGCTGCGGTTGGGTAGGGCTTATTGCAACCATAGCAAAACACATAAACTAATATCCAGAGGAAAATGCAGCCATGAAAATGGAATGTAACACTGAGAGTAAATTTCTGTGAGAAAAAGTGCcaggagaaagaggcaggaaatggaaagaaagacaaaatgcaGCCATTGGACTAATTCCACCTTTATTAATGCAACATTTTCCCACCATCTTTTATGAAGGACTGTGCCATAGCTGCAAGAGTCACCTTTATAAAATGAACCTGTTGAGAGCATGCTGGTTAGATCTGCTTTAGGAATTTGTGTAGCGACTTTTCCAGGTAAGCAGAGGGCACTTCTCCAAGAATCAACTTTTTGGTTATTTTAGCCATATGTTATGAATAGCTTTCTAACGTGAATTGTATGCCCCAGTGGCTTATTAAACTGAAGTTATGCAACTAAATTTATCCCCTCCTTGACATAAGTATGAAGCATGGCATAATTAAAAGCACATTTAGGGGGAGCGCGGGTGCTGCGGCGAGAGGAGgagcgcgggggccggggcggcctGGGCGGCGAGCGGGCAGCGGAGCCTCAGCCTATGTGACTGGGTGACGCCGGCGCGGCCTCCATCTGGAGAGGATTCAAGGTGACCAACGAGGAACCTCTTCCAAAAAAGGTTCGACTGAGTGAAACAGACATCAAAGTTATGGCACGAGAGGAGTTCATTCTAAGGTGGAAACAATATGAAGCATATGTCCAAGCTTTGGAGGGCAAGTACACAGATCTTAATTCTAATGATGGGTTAAGGGAGTCTGAAGAAAGACTAAAGCAACAACAAGAGTCTGCTCGCAGGGAAAGCATCCTTGTAATGCGACTAGAAACCAAGGAGCAAGAGGTGCAAGAGTGTACTACTCAAATCCAGTACCTCAAGCAAGTCCAGCAGCCTAGTGTTGCCCAACTGAGATCAACAATGGTAGACCCAGCGATCAACTTGTTTTTCCTCAAAATGAAAGGTGAACTAGAACAGACTAAAGACAACCTGGAACAAGCCCAAAATGAACTGAGTGCCTGGAAGTTTATGCCTGATAGGTAAACAGATCATACTCCCCAGTCAAGACTTCCCTGACAGTCCCACTGCGAGAAAGCTGTGGTGGGACAGCCAAGTACTTGTTTCCACACCAAGACTCTGACTTTTTGAGCCAAAAAAAGCCACATTCTTATACTATCCAGCTTGTAGTGGTTAATGTAAAACTTACCAGATGAACCTTgtgttttagcttttttttcttccccctccccttgcttcaGAGGCCTGATGGCATTGGACTCTACCGAAGAAGTGGCCACCTCCGAAAAATTCCCCTTCTAGAACATGTAGACACTTGAGAAATGTTTCTGTTTGAAGaaaatagagggagaaacagaagtcTTAAGTCTGTGGCACACTGTGTCTTCAGACAGTTTGGAGGAATGAAAACCTAGAGATTTAAAATCATGTATTGAACATGTAAAATtccagtaaaatgtaaaaattgaatATGCATTGCTCTTAACCTTGAGCATAGTGACTTAGAGACACTGTATCTCAGGTTTGCCAATAAGACTGTGGACTTTGTGATTGTTGTTGAACTTCTGGGTCAAAACTCAAATGAGGTGAATTTTgcctttaaagagtttatttgcTAAGAACCAATTTAATAGTCACGAGAGAATCAAATAATAGATGTCAGTATAAGTAGTTCATATATTTAACCATTTAGTTTGGGGCTCTATATTACTTGATTGAGCCTTAAATCAATGTGGTTTTAATCAATGGTTTGTTCTTTGAATGGTTGCTAATGCTGTAGATAATCTTACTGAGGACTGTACAAACAAACATAAAGGTGTGGTATCAAACTTCAGGTTGAAACTGTTTGAAGCATTATAAACATTCATTTCACTACTAGATTGTATAAGGATATTGGCTGTGATGAGACTCACTGCGTTATTTTTTTCAATAGTGAAATTAAATCCCCATTCCATTCAACAGGCACATGTTGAAAGAGCATTGTCGTTGATGTTAATGGGGGAATGTGTTTCCTTCATTGTATTTGGGCCATTTGTATTGCACTCTTGATATTAAATTAAATGtgccttgaaaataaataaaaataaattaaagcacaTTTAACTAGGGGGCAGGATGAGCTATTTCAGCTGTGGCTCCCCCTTGGGCCATTCTGGGCATCTCTCAGACTcctttttctcacagttctctcCGGCCCAGGGGCCTGGAGTCCATTTCAACCCCATGCTGTGTACCAGTCAGGAATGACTTATTTCTATAACAGTACAATGTGTCTACACATAAAGAAAATGACCATAGGATATTGGCCATGGAGTGAGAGAGAGCCTAAAAGAATGATCTGTTTTTTGATACAATTttaatatcaaagaagaaatttcagGGAAGATAGGAGGAGAGAGCCTGCCCTTCCCTGTCCCTGGCCTGGTTCACCTCCTTATCTCTGGGATTCTGCTCCTCCCAAAACTAGAGCATGTTCAAGAAAGGGTTACAGGAGGGGAAATGTCTGTGTCTATATGATTATGtgcttatgtattttttcattgggAATAATTTATCTTACTCTTCCTTAAATAGATTTTGTTGTTTAGGGCAGATTTAGGTACATAGCAAAATTGAGAACAAAGTATAGATCGTTCTTgcaccctctgccctctcccacaCACATAGCATCCtgcattatcaacatcccccaccagattggtgcatttgttacaattatGAACCTTTGTTGTCACATCGTAATCTATcatttacattagagttcactcttggtgttgctGTTCATTCTACGCATTTGAACAAATGTGTAATgatatgtatccaccattatggtATCAATCGTAAAAATCCTCTGAGCTCTGTGTGTTGATCCTTTCTCCCCCAGCCCTACTCCTGGcaactgatctttttactgtctccatagttttggcTTTTCCAGAATGCTGCATAGTTAGAAGCatacagtgtgtagccttttcagattggcttcttttacttagcaatatgcatttaaagttttctcc
The Canis lupus baileyi chromosome 2, mCanLup2.hap1, whole genome shotgun sequence genome window above contains:
- the LOC140609324 gene encoding pre-mRNA-splicing regulator WTAP-like; the encoded protein is GDAGAASIWRGFKVTNEEPLPKKVRLSETDIKVMAREEFILRWKQYEAYVQALEGKYTDLNSNDGLRESEERLKQQQESARRESILVMRLETKEQEVQECTTQIQYLKQVQQPSVAQLRSTMVDPAINLFFLKMKGELEQTKDNLEQAQNELSAWKFMPDR